Proteins found in one Populus alba chromosome 14, ASM523922v2, whole genome shotgun sequence genomic segment:
- the LOC118040595 gene encoding probable pectinesterase/pectinesterase inhibitor 35 has protein sequence MPKFFDANPRDKKTSFMAALSMLLIIKILCLATFAEATTSKPLPSHFAKLSRSTTAPGASPSTDTSPCRGTPYKAACQSLLLSLNTNNNADLPKTSKELFDYSVHFTSSQAHSAIDQLATTFLGQTYQEIDMTHLPGGGMRDCMELLDDTLDQLSNVINRKNDPTHTHNDVQTWLSAALTNQETCKESLLENVKKTHLEKFDVLDSMAKNLSQFISNSLALYVSSYGLPSTSPRGRKLLTDQSNTINDFPSWVSLSERKLLEASVGEIEAHAVVARDGSGTHTTIAEAIRQVVASLDGEGRNVIYIKAGTYKENLNIPSKQKDVLLVGDGKGKTVIVGSKNAADGSTTYDSATVGVMGDGFIAKDITFVNSAGPSKHQAVALRVGSDRAVIFRCSIDGYQDTLYTLSKRQFYRETDIYGTVDFIFGNSAVVFQSCNIFARNSGKGQKNYVTAQGRTSPDQNTGISIQNCKIEAQSVTYLGRPWKEYSRTVVMQSLLDGSIDPEGWFPWAGGSSPKSIYYGEYSNSGPGSSTSGRVTWPGYHSSLTSEEAQRFTVGSFISGNVWLPPTGVAFDSGLGGG, from the exons ATGCCAAAATTCTTCGATGCAAATCCTAGAGACAAAAAAACCTCGTTCATGGCGGCCTTATCAATGCTTCTTATCATCAAAATCCTTTGCCTGGCTACTTTTGCAGAAGCAACCACTTCAAAACCTTTGCCATCTCACTTCGCAAAGTTGTCTAGGTCAACAACAGCACCCGGAGCTTCACCATCCACTGATACCTCTCCGTGTAGAGGCACCCCTTACAAAGCAGCCTGCCAATCTCTCCTCCTGTCATTGAATACCAATAATAATGCTGATCTTCCTAAAACCTCGAAAGAACTCTTTGATTACTCAGTCCATTTCACCTCAAGCCAAGCTCACTCAGCCATAGACCAACTCGCTACCACATTCCTTGGCCAAACCTACCAGGAGATTGACATGACTCATCTGCCTGGTGGTGGCATGAGAGACTGCATGGAGTTGCTTGATGATACCTTGGACCAACTCTCTAATGTCATCAATCGCAAGAATGACCCTACCCACACCCACAACGATGTCCAGACATGGCTTAGTGCTGCACTTACCAATCAAGAAACATGCAAAGAAAGCCTgcttgaaaatgttaaaaaaactcatttagaGAAGTTTGACGTATTAGATTCCATGGCAAAAAACTTAAGTCAATTTATAAGCAACTCTCTTGCACTTTATGTGTCCAGCTATGGACTCCCTAGTACTAGTCCTCGTGGTCGGAAACTGTTGACGGACCAAAGTAATACCATTAATGATTTCCCAAGTTGGGTATCCCTGTCGGAAAGGAAGCTTCTAGAAGCTTCTGTAGGAGAGATAGAAGCCCATGCAGTGGTGGCAAGGGATGGGAGTGGGACCCATACCACCATTGCGGAGGCGATCAGGCAGGTGGTGGCTTCTCTGGATGGTGAGGGTAGAAATGTAATTTACATCAAAGCCGGGACTTATAAGGAGAACCTCAACATCCCTTCAAAGCAGAAGGACGTGCTTTTAGTTGGCGATGGGAAGGGTAAAACGGTCATTGTCGGTAGTAAAAATGCCGCAGATGGTTCCACAACTTACGACTCTGCCACAGTGG GAGTGATGGGGGATGGATTCATCGCGAAAGACATAACATTTGTGAACAGTGCCGGTCCGAGCAAGCACCAAGCTGTTGCCCTTCGAGTTGGCTCCGACAGAGCGGTGATCTTCCGATGCTCCATCGATGGTTATCAAGACACTCTCTATACTCTTTCCAAACGACAATTCTATCGAGAAACGGACATTTATGGCACAGTCGATTTCATTTTTGGTAATTCAGCGGTGGTTTTCCAGAGCTGTAATATTTTTGCCAGGAACTCCGGCAAAGGCCAGAAAAATTATGTGACGGCGCAGGGTCGCACTAGCCCTGATCAAAACACAGGCATTTCCATACAAAACTGTAAGATAGAGGCGCAGTCGGTCACATATCTTGGTAGGCCATGGAAGGAGTACTCTAGAACAGTTGTAATGCAGTCCTTGTTGGATGGTTCAATAGATCCTGAGGGCTGGTTTCCTTGGGCTGGTGGCTCCTCCCCCAAGTCAATCTATTATGGTGAATACTCGAACTCAGGCCCCGGCTCCTCTACTTCCGGCAGGGTCACCTGGCCCGGTTATCATAGCTCGCTTACCTCCGAAGAAGCTCAAAGGTTCACGGTTGGTAGTTTCATTAGCGGGAATGTTTGGCTGCCCCCCACCGGAGTTGCTTTCGATTCTGGGCTGGGTGGTGGTTAA
- the LOC118040588 gene encoding transcription factor IBH1, with protein sequence MTSKHVTATAHMGSIKNRFARRFLRSLLKVKRSDRLGTGTGFRSNDEEIRKRNARRIKTAAYRSMARVVGPRKIWSRALLFKLRNRARIQGAGLRKRCVVSKKKRVLRKENKVQVISREPSRADNLRKLVPGGDSMHICSLLDETAHYIKCLATQVKVMQSIADRFIL encoded by the coding sequence ATGACTTCAAAGCATGTAACAGCTACAGCACACATGGGGTCGATTAAGAACAGGTTTGCCCGTAGATTTCTCAGATCCCTTCTGAAAGTGAAAAGGAGTGATAGACTAGGCACTGGTACCGGTTTCCGATCAAATGATGAAGAGATCAGGAAAAGGAATGCTCGGAGAATAAAGACCGCTGCTTATAGATCGATGGCTCGTGTAGTTGGGCCAAGAAAAATTTGGAGTCGAGCCCTTCTTTTCAAGCTTAGAAACCGAGCCAGAATCCAGGGAGCTGGTTTGAGAAAGAGATGCGTGGTTTCTAAGAAGAAGAGAGTTCtaagaaaggaaaataaggTGCAGGTGATCTCAAGAGAGCCCAGCCGTGCTGATAATCTTCGGAAGCTTGTTCCTGGAGGGGATTCGATGCATATTTGCAGCTTGTTGGATGAGACTGCACACTACATAAAATGCCTCGCTACTCAGGTTAAGGTGATGCAAAGTATAGCCGATCGGTTCATACTCTGA